One Mangrovimonas cancribranchiae DNA segment encodes these proteins:
- a CDS encoding HNH endonuclease yields the protein MIVSFNDEVWKEFSFPENNPLEYFKISNYGRVIRAKHGQEDKDDKLYQSRPVNGYEVINLKLPNGKKTTRYLHKLVAELFIENTENKRFVTHLDFNKKNNHVENLQWMTHVELGKHHDNNPKVIEGKAKRKKNIPYSKLSEAKVKLIKRKIFDPNRRTRLKMIAKQFGISEMQLWRIKSGENWGHVTDY from the coding sequence ATGATAGTTTCCTTTAATGATGAAGTATGGAAAGAATTTTCCTTTCCAGAAAACAACCCCTTGGAATATTTTAAAATTTCCAATTACGGTCGTGTCATTCGTGCAAAGCATGGGCAAGAAGACAAAGACGACAAATTATATCAATCAAGACCTGTAAATGGTTATGAAGTGATAAACCTAAAGCTTCCTAATGGGAAGAAAACAACACGGTACTTGCACAAATTAGTTGCAGAGTTGTTTATTGAAAACACCGAAAACAAACGGTTTGTAACACATTTAGATTTCAACAAAAAAAATAATCATGTTGAAAATTTACAATGGATGACTCATGTAGAATTAGGTAAGCACCACGATAACAACCCTAAGGTAATAGAAGGTAAGGCAAAGCGTAAAAAGAATATTCCTTACTCTAAACTTAGTGAAGCCAAGGTAAAACTAATTAAACGTAAAATATTTGATCCCAATAGAAGAACACGTTTAAAAATGATTGCCAAGCAATTTGGCATTTCTGAAATGCAATTATGGCGCATTAAATCAGGTGAAAACTGGGGTCATGTAACAGATTATTAA
- a CDS encoding alpha/beta fold hydrolase translates to MRNILILLLLPLCSITSFSQHYVGNWIGEIPIPNGKLDFAFKITKHEDNYNATMDIPQQGLNAAKAESTILKDTILTITFPSFNLEYKGSLNTNDEIIGNLFKGGYPAPLNLKRGEIILNRPQEPKPPFNYYSENITFKTSDNLKLAGTLTLPKKKGKFPVVIIISGTGPQNRDGEMFNHKPYYVIADQLTKNGIGVLRFDERGVGKSEGNFDTTTIAVSASDIKSAINYLKTRTDVNVNKMGLIGHSIGGIVAPKVASEITDINFIVLMAAPGVNGDKLMLSQKAALERTVGLNELQIAQGQELVKGAYDIVVSTNLDNKTLKDSLNSFYINKYGKMFPENQRIGLVKQITKNEILSLIRSKPSEYLEKVACPVLAINGNKDFQVPSKENLNAIKMATKKSGNKNVKTVEFENLNHLFQECNTGMSSEYSQIEQTIAPEVLDLITDWIKEQIK, encoded by the coding sequence ATGAGGAATATTCTTATTCTTTTACTACTTCCCCTTTGTTCAATTACATCATTTTCTCAACATTATGTTGGAAATTGGATTGGCGAAATACCTATTCCAAACGGCAAATTAGATTTCGCCTTTAAAATTACGAAACATGAAGATAATTATAACGCTACAATGGATATCCCTCAACAGGGATTAAATGCCGCAAAAGCCGAATCTACAATACTAAAAGACACCATATTAACAATAACTTTCCCAAGTTTTAATTTAGAATACAAAGGAAGCTTAAACACGAACGATGAAATAATTGGAAATTTGTTTAAAGGCGGTTACCCTGCTCCGCTAAACTTAAAGCGTGGAGAAATTATTCTTAACAGACCGCAAGAACCAAAACCACCATTCAATTATTATTCAGAAAATATTACTTTCAAAACTTCTGATAATTTAAAATTAGCAGGAACCCTAACACTTCCTAAAAAGAAAGGAAAATTTCCTGTAGTTATCATAATAAGTGGCACTGGCCCTCAAAATAGAGACGGAGAAATGTTTAATCATAAACCGTATTATGTTATTGCCGATCAACTCACAAAAAACGGAATTGGTGTATTAAGGTTTGATGAACGCGGTGTTGGGAAATCAGAAGGAAACTTCGACACGACTACGATTGCTGTATCAGCATCCGATATTAAATCGGCTATTAATTACCTAAAGACAAGAACGGATGTAAATGTTAATAAAATGGGATTGATAGGCCATAGCATTGGGGGTATTGTGGCACCAAAAGTGGCTTCAGAAATTACCGATATTAATTTCATTGTTTTAATGGCTGCTCCTGGAGTTAATGGCGACAAGTTAATGCTGTCGCAAAAAGCAGCTTTGGAAAGAACCGTAGGATTGAATGAGCTTCAAATTGCACAAGGACAAGAATTAGTAAAAGGCGCCTATGACATTGTAGTTAGCACCAATCTTGATAATAAAACTTTAAAAGACAGTCTAAACTCATTTTACATCAACAAATACGGTAAAATGTTTCCTGAAAACCAAAGAATAGGATTGGTTAAACAAATTACAAAAAATGAAATATTAAGCTTAATTAGGTCAAAACCTTCAGAGTATTTAGAAAAAGTTGCGTGTCCTGTTTTAGCTATAAATGGAAACAAAGATTTTCAAGTGCCTTCAAAAGAAAATCTAAATGCTATAAAAATGGCCACTAAAAAAAGTGGAAACAAAAATGTAAAGACAGTAGAATTTGAAAATTTAAATCACCTATTCCAAGAATGCAATACAGGAATGTCTTCTGAATATTCCCAAATTGAACAAACTATAGCGCCAGAAGTTTTGGACTTAATAACCGATTGGATAAAAGAACAAATTAAATAA
- a CDS encoding helix-turn-helix transcriptional regulator, whose product MKNSIKVERAKKNITQAELAKLAKVSRQTINAMELGKYVPSTVLALRLAKIFEIEVSKIFTLEDSDWD is encoded by the coding sequence ATGAAGAATAGTATTAAAGTTGAAAGAGCGAAAAAGAATATTACACAAGCAGAATTAGCAAAACTGGCAAAAGTTAGCAGGCAAACAATAAATGCAATGGAATTAGGGAAATATGTTCCGTCAACAGTTTTAGCTTTGAGATTAGCTAAAATTTTTGAAATCGAAGTAAGTAAAATCTTCACTTTAGAAGACTCTGATTGGGATTAG
- a CDS encoding DUF3784 domain-containing protein — protein sequence MILVAIIFIILGILIKHGKMYFLIAGYNTMTAKKKAKYNISGIATLMRNVMFAMAILILLGYYVSNWLNKPNLEMIFMFIAILIGLPYLLIKANSNKYKIKQ from the coding sequence ATGATATTAGTAGCGATTATTTTTATAATTCTTGGCATTTTAATAAAGCACGGAAAAATGTATTTTTTAATTGCTGGTTATAACACAATGACAGCTAAAAAGAAAGCAAAATATAATATTAGCGGAATTGCAACGCTTATGAGAAATGTAATGTTTGCAATGGCTATTTTAATACTATTGGGATACTATGTTTCAAACTGGTTAAACAAACCAAATCTTGAAATGATTTTTATGTTTATTGCCATTTTAATTGGACTACCATATCTTCTTATCAAAGCCAATTCAAACAAGTATAAAATTAAACAATAA
- a CDS encoding DUF5597 domain-containing protein, with protein sequence MTRILIILISIISLHSFKTYAQKEGDKLPYLKHKNGRHALFVDDEPYLILGAQCNNSSAWPETLPKVWSAMEKLHINTLEIPIYWEQFEPQQNKYDYSVINTIITQAREHNIRLVLLWFATWKNGSNHYMPQWMKQQPDKYFNMVDKNGNTIDSPSPHAQATLHADIKAFSAFMEHLKAFDKQQTVIMVQVQNEPGAWGSVRDYSKLAEKIFNQPVPNKVLKAAKKSPKLNNNWTDVFGKNADEFFQAWHVASYIGKVAEAGKAIYPIPLYVNAAIRNPINPGPPYYQVGGPNDNVFELWKAAAPAVDLLAPDIYFSDPKVYLKVLEVYSRTDNPLFIPETFWHDDYTKFFYSALHHGAIGYAPFGLDDKRIRLGKDGTKLTEKDMYHPTAINYKLFKPMARTIAKLNFEGKIKTAVQLNKIDSLSPRGNAFDRVNYLTDKTLHFENWDIDIAFGLFTRLSRTKYQPKLADGRLLAAKLNDNQFLLAGYHSRVMFKPTGKNKGKQWQYLVVEEGHYENGKFKPDRILNGDQTDWGLVFDTPKLLRVTVYTR encoded by the coding sequence ATGACACGAATTCTCATAATATTAATTTCCATTATATCATTACATTCTTTTAAAACCTATGCGCAAAAAGAAGGTGATAAACTACCCTATTTAAAACATAAAAATGGCCGTCATGCTTTATTTGTGGACGATGAACCTTATCTTATTTTAGGAGCGCAATGCAATAATTCTAGTGCATGGCCAGAAACACTTCCTAAGGTTTGGTCTGCAATGGAAAAATTACACATAAACACCTTAGAAATCCCTATTTATTGGGAGCAATTTGAACCCCAACAAAATAAATATGATTACAGTGTTATTAATACTATTATTACACAAGCTAGAGAACATAATATAAGACTTGTTTTACTTTGGTTTGCTACCTGGAAAAATGGCTCTAATCATTATATGCCACAATGGATGAAACAACAACCAGACAAGTACTTTAATATGGTTGATAAAAACGGAAACACCATTGATTCTCCATCGCCACATGCACAAGCAACACTACATGCAGATATAAAAGCATTCTCGGCTTTTATGGAACACTTAAAAGCATTTGACAAACAGCAAACTGTTATCATGGTGCAAGTCCAAAATGAACCAGGCGCTTGGGGTTCGGTTAGAGACTATTCTAAACTAGCAGAAAAAATATTTAATCAGCCCGTTCCAAATAAAGTTTTAAAAGCTGCTAAAAAATCACCCAAATTAAATAATAATTGGACTGATGTTTTTGGCAAAAATGCCGACGAATTTTTTCAAGCATGGCATGTTGCTTCCTATATAGGAAAAGTGGCCGAAGCAGGTAAAGCCATATATCCTATACCGCTTTATGTTAATGCTGCTATTCGCAATCCTATAAACCCTGGACCTCCTTATTATCAAGTTGGAGGACCAAACGACAATGTTTTTGAACTATGGAAAGCCGCTGCACCTGCTGTCGATTTATTAGCACCTGACATTTACTTTAGCGACCCTAAGGTTTACCTTAAAGTACTTGAGGTATATAGTCGTACCGATAACCCACTATTTATTCCAGAAACATTTTGGCATGACGATTATACAAAATTCTTTTATTCTGCATTACATCACGGTGCGATTGGTTATGCGCCGTTTGGTTTAGACGACAAACGCATTCGTTTAGGGAAAGATGGTACTAAACTAACAGAAAAAGACATGTATCATCCTACGGCAATTAACTACAAGCTTTTTAAACCTATGGCTAGAACTATTGCCAAACTTAACTTTGAAGGTAAAATTAAAACAGCTGTTCAGCTAAATAAAATAGACTCTCTCTCCCCTCGAGGAAATGCTTTTGATAGAGTAAATTACCTAACCGATAAAACACTTCATTTTGAAAATTGGGATATAGATATTGCGTTTGGATTATTTACAAGATTATCAAGAACTAAGTATCAACCAAAGTTAGCAGATGGCCGATTGCTTGCTGCAAAATTAAACGACAACCAATTTTTATTAGCTGGATATCATAGTAGAGTCATGTTTAAACCTACTGGAAAAAATAAAGGAAAACAATGGCAATATTTAGTTGTAGAAGAAGGCCATTACGAAAATGGAAAATTTAAACCCGACCGTATTCTTAATGGCGATCAAACAGATTGGGGACTTGTTTTTGATACACCTAAATTATTACGTGTGACAGTTTATACCCGTTAA
- a CDS encoding helix-turn-helix domain-containing protein — translation MEIVNYTLKEYFNQKKSPCLSFNVLGLDDKSIQNERPLHRSDYFQVLLLQEGEVEQGIEHETFKLTKNQISVVFPHQINALKMHDQAKGIVIQFDEVLFCSDLLKNELISYNNDLMNKLNHVTLDDTSFSKINNYGVQILNLFKDLSPIKKEQIRFYIKIMLLEIIEAAHQNYQGFQAPGELDYFARFKTLIEANFKSKRTVTYYKDQLQITAKKLNEICKSKTGQTALNIIHERILTEIKRLLIFSGKNHKEIAYELGFDSPSALNKFVYAKLKETPSELKEELSKIYKY, via the coding sequence ATGGAAATTGTTAATTATACCCTTAAAGAATATTTCAATCAAAAAAAGTCGCCTTGTCTTTCGTTTAATGTATTAGGTTTAGATGATAAAAGTATTCAAAATGAAAGACCACTTCACAGAAGTGACTATTTTCAGGTTTTACTTTTACAAGAAGGTGAAGTGGAGCAAGGGATAGAACATGAAACTTTTAAGCTTACTAAGAATCAAATATCTGTTGTTTTTCCGCATCAAATAAACGCTTTAAAAATGCATGATCAAGCCAAAGGAATTGTCATTCAGTTTGATGAGGTTTTATTTTGTTCCGATTTATTAAAAAACGAACTCATTTCTTATAACAACGATTTAATGAACAAGTTAAATCATGTAACATTAGATGATACTTCTTTTTCAAAAATAAATAATTACGGTGTTCAAATTCTTAATTTATTCAAGGACTTGTCACCTATCAAAAAAGAGCAAATTCGATTTTATATAAAAATTATGTTACTTGAAATAATTGAAGCTGCTCACCAAAATTACCAGGGATTTCAAGCCCCAGGCGAGTTAGACTATTTTGCGCGTTTTAAAACATTAATAGAAGCTAATTTTAAATCAAAACGCACCGTAACGTATTATAAAGATCAACTACAAATAACCGCAAAAAAACTCAACGAAATTTGTAAAAGCAAAACAGGCCAAACGGCTTTAAATATTATCCACGAACGTATACTTACCGAAATAAAAAGACTTCTTATTTTCTCAGGAAAAAACCATAAAGAGATTGCTTACGAATTAGGATTCGACTCACCATCAGCACTTAACAAGTTTGTGTATGCTAAATTAAAAGAGACGCCAAGCGAGTTAAAAGAAGAACTTTCCAAAATTTATAAGTATTAG
- a CDS encoding META domain-containing protein, producing MKKLLFSLSICLIIVSCGNKKEHKEATATDSVTSLDTTSQITPVAKQKLASDVYFNAQGTEPFWSLKISEKGITLNILEDSITTPHTTPVRAQDANIKHYNLETELTEMVIKISQKECVNTASGLSSPYSVTVDYKRGKETTFTKLNGCGTYITDYRLHDIWVLETLHNETVTTADFKKKLPSIEINTTTNTFSGYAGCNTMRGALFYEKNLLRFTDIITTKMMCANNKENDIIKALKSATNYSIKNNRLHLFNPNEELLVFKKID from the coding sequence ATGAAAAAACTCCTATTTTCACTTAGTATTTGCCTAATCATAGTATCTTGTGGCAATAAGAAAGAACATAAAGAAGCTACCGCAACAGATAGCGTAACATCTTTAGACACGACTTCTCAAATAACTCCTGTAGCTAAACAAAAATTAGCCTCCGATGTGTATTTTAACGCACAAGGTACAGAACCATTTTGGAGTTTAAAGATATCAGAAAAAGGAATTACTCTAAACATCTTAGAAGATTCAATTACAACACCACACACAACTCCTGTAAGGGCACAAGATGCCAACATAAAACATTATAATTTAGAAACAGAATTGACAGAAATGGTTATTAAAATTAGTCAAAAAGAATGTGTAAACACCGCATCTGGTTTATCATCGCCATATTCTGTAACTGTAGATTACAAAAGGGGAAAAGAAACCACATTTACAAAGCTTAATGGCTGCGGCACATACATTACCGATTATCGCTTACATGATATTTGGGTTCTGGAAACGTTACATAATGAAACTGTTACAACTGCCGATTTTAAAAAGAAACTTCCTTCTATTGAAATTAATACCACAACCAATACGTTTTCTGGATATGCTGGTTGTAATACTATGCGTGGAGCGCTTTTTTATGAAAAAAATCTATTGCGTTTTACAGATATAATCACTACGAAAATGATGTGTGCCAATAATAAAGAAAACGATATTATAAAAGCACTAAAATCGGCCACAAATTATTCAATAAAAAATAATAGGTTGCACTTATTTAATCCTAATGAAGAGCTATTGGTTTTTAAAAAAATAGATTAA
- a CDS encoding acetolactate decarboxylase, translating to MRNFKILLLLSIVFFSCNNTRKKQITSKKTYPDITIIGAMKNVMWKGELGSSITLDTISNKNGLYGLGPETYLTGELLINNGKSYVSRVTSDSTMIVDKQFDVSAPFFVFGNVTEWQKFKLPSNVKTIQHLEKFIDNKTVNFKRPFAFKLSGQVSNAIIHIQNLPKGTKVSSPKEAHQGQTNYELKNETVEIVGFFSTEHQGVFTHHDSFLHMHLITQDELKMGHLDSMEIATITLYLPKQ from the coding sequence GTGAGAAATTTCAAGATTCTATTACTATTAAGTATTGTATTTTTTAGTTGTAACAACACTAGAAAAAAACAAATAACTTCAAAAAAAACTTATCCAGATATCACCATTATTGGTGCTATGAAAAACGTGATGTGGAAAGGCGAATTAGGTAGCAGTATCACTCTCGATACTATTTCTAACAAAAATGGTCTTTATGGACTTGGACCAGAAACCTATCTAACAGGCGAATTATTAATTAATAATGGGAAAAGTTACGTCTCGAGAGTGACTTCGGATTCGACTATGATAGTTGACAAACAATTTGATGTTTCAGCACCATTTTTTGTATTTGGAAACGTCACAGAATGGCAAAAATTTAAGTTACCTTCTAACGTTAAGACTATTCAACATTTAGAAAAATTTATCGACAACAAAACCGTAAACTTTAAAAGACCTTTTGCCTTCAAATTAAGTGGACAAGTTTCAAATGCAATTATTCACATTCAAAATTTACCAAAGGGGACTAAAGTTTCGTCTCCTAAAGAAGCACACCAAGGACAAACAAATTATGAATTGAAAAATGAAACTGTAGAAATAGTAGGTTTTTTCTCAACAGAACATCAAGGTGTTTTTACGCATCACGACTCCTTTTTACATATGCATTTAATTACCCAAGACGAGCTTAAAATGGGTCATTTGGATAGCATGGAAATAGCAACTATCACATTGTATCTCCCAAAACAATAA
- a CDS encoding META domain-containing protein, producing the protein MKILKTVIVVLICLVSSCNSNKETLYGSTWELEYISGPRIAFDGLYPNKKPQITFNKDTQKVEGNNSCNGYSAEYTIDGNTISFGEPGPTTMMFCGQGEKVFLTSIKKINSYSFDADGKLNLMMDDVVMMRFHKTQKP; encoded by the coding sequence ATGAAAATATTAAAAACAGTGATTGTTGTTTTAATTTGCTTGGTTTCTTCTTGTAACTCCAACAAGGAAACTCTATATGGCAGCACTTGGGAATTGGAATATATTTCTGGTCCTCGTATTGCTTTTGACGGATTATACCCTAACAAAAAACCACAAATAACCTTTAATAAAGACACTCAAAAAGTAGAAGGCAATAACAGTTGTAATGGGTATTCAGCTGAATATACAATAGATGGCAACACAATATCTTTTGGCGAACCTGGGCCAACTACCATGATGTTTTGCGGACAAGGAGAAAAGGTGTTTTTAACCTCCATAAAAAAGATAAACAGCTATAGTTTTGATGCCGATGGCAAATTGAATTTAATGATGGATGATGTTGTAATGATGCGATTCCATAAAACACAAAAACCATGA
- a CDS encoding iron-containing alcohol dehydrogenase — protein sequence MSKLFIAGEVLHSAGSLEELKNVKGQKAVIVTGGSSMRKSGSLDKAISYLKEAGIETEIFEGVEEDPSSATCMKGAEVMANFQPDWIIGLGGCSAIDAAKMMWVFYEHPDADFDAMTKPFSVPTLRNKAKFIAIPSTSGTGTETTGLAVITDREKGVKYPIVSYELTPDIAIVDGEICATMPANVTSNTGLDALTHCVEAYVSNIDDNYADALAKGGLEIVFDNLKEAVNNPTNIKARQNMHDASFMGGLAFNNAWLGIVHSLSHQVGALYGIPHGASNAIFLPNVIRYNAKVSNRFPDLAKVIGKETAEDLAVAVENLRSEVNNIATIKEFGISQEDWEKNLDYIANNAFVDPCTGFNPRKPTVEELKDIYNACFHGDVVAF from the coding sequence ATGAGTAAATTATTTATTGCAGGAGAAGTGCTTCATAGTGCAGGAAGTCTTGAAGAATTAAAAAATGTTAAAGGGCAAAAAGCAGTTATAGTAACAGGTGGAAGCTCGATGAGAAAAAGCGGCTCTTTAGATAAAGCTATATCATACCTTAAAGAAGCAGGTATAGAAACCGAAATTTTTGAAGGTGTAGAAGAAGACCCATCTTCGGCTACGTGTATGAAAGGTGCTGAGGTTATGGCAAACTTTCAACCAGATTGGATTATTGGTTTAGGAGGATGTTCAGCAATCGATGCCGCCAAAATGATGTGGGTTTTTTACGAACACCCAGATGCCGATTTTGATGCTATGACAAAACCTTTCTCTGTGCCAACACTAAGAAACAAAGCCAAATTTATTGCTATTCCTTCTACAAGTGGAACAGGAACAGAAACTACGGGTCTTGCTGTAATAACAGACCGCGAAAAAGGTGTTAAATATCCTATTGTATCTTATGAACTAACACCAGATATTGCTATTGTAGATGGCGAAATTTGTGCTACAATGCCAGCAAATGTAACCTCAAACACAGGATTAGATGCCTTAACGCATTGTGTGGAAGCTTATGTATCTAATATTGATGATAACTATGCAGACGCGTTAGCAAAAGGTGGTTTAGAAATAGTATTTGATAATTTAAAGGAAGCTGTAAATAATCCAACAAATATTAAAGCACGTCAAAACATGCATGATGCTTCTTTTATGGGAGGTTTAGCCTTTAACAATGCTTGGTTAGGTATTGTACATTCATTATCGCACCAAGTTGGCGCACTTTATGGTATTCCGCATGGCGCATCAAACGCTATTTTCTTACCAAATGTAATTCGTTATAATGCAAAAGTCTCAAATCGTTTTCCAGATTTAGCGAAAGTGATTGGAAAAGAAACGGCAGAAGATCTTGCTGTAGCTGTTGAAAACTTACGTTCTGAAGTAAACAATATAGCAACCATTAAAGAGTTTGGAATATCTCAAGAAGATTGGGAAAAGAACTTAGATTACATTGCAAATAATGCTTTTGTAGATCCATGTACAGGTTTTAACCCTAGAAAACCAACAGTTGAAGAATTAAAAGATATCTATAACGCTTGTTTCCATGGCGACGTTGTAGCGTTTTAA
- a CDS encoding CBS domain-containing protein: MGIKSFQGARKQQQGNVEHEPIKVSDYMTKDLITFKPEQSVEEVIQTLITNKISGGPVVNDNNELVGIISEGDCLKQISESRYYNMPMEQDNVESRMVKNVETIDGNMDVFDAAKKFLTSKIRRFPILEDGKLVGQISQKDILKAALQLKGQKWK; encoded by the coding sequence ATGGGTATAAAAAGTTTTCAAGGGGCAAGAAAGCAACAACAAGGTAATGTTGAGCATGAGCCTATTAAAGTAAGTGATTATATGACAAAGGACTTAATTACGTTTAAGCCAGAACAATCTGTTGAAGAAGTTATTCAAACACTCATTACAAACAAAATCTCTGGTGGACCAGTTGTTAATGATAATAATGAATTAGTAGGTATAATTTCTGAAGGCGATTGCTTAAAACAAATTAGCGAAAGCCGATATTACAATATGCCAATGGAACAAGATAATGTAGAGAGCCGCATGGTAAAAAATGTGGAAACGATAGATGGCAACATGGATGTTTTTGACGCTGCTAAAAAGTTTTTAACCTCTAAAATACGACGCTTTCCTATTTTGGAGGATGGAAAGTTGGTTGGTCAAATCAGTCAAAAAGATATTCTTAAAGCAGCTTTACAATTAAAAGGGCAAAAGTGGAAATAA